Proteins found in one Isachenkonia alkalipeptolytica genomic segment:
- the lpdA gene encoding dihydrolipoyl dehydrogenase: MKDVIVIGGGPGGYVAAIRAAQLGADVTVIEKENLGGTCLNKGCIPTKALFKNAEMVHSIGTMKEFGVNLEGGFTIDIPQIHKRKEEVVFKLVDGVRRILNSYDIETVYGEATIKDRNRVKVQKNDGETIDVETKNIIIATGATPFIPENLRVDHPGIMTSDEIINFDNIPKSLVIIGGGVIGMEFANIFHAMGTEVHVVEHNERILHRLDSDLSKRLQAHVKKQGMKIHNNALVKELNPQEDGSIEVIGERKGKELKVDCEKVLVAVGRRPNLEGMNLEDLGVHHSPRGIEVNENYETNVEGIYAIGDVTGGIMLAHEASHHGIIAAEASMNKRITHNGSTIPSAIFTSPEVATVGLSEEEAKAKKMDYVTSKFMFGGNGKALAMGDTQGFIKVIANGDTIVGVHIMGLNASDLIHEGVLAVSKGMRIDDITGTVHAHPTMSEGFAEAVLGLKGVSIHALASKKKKSKG; encoded by the coding sequence ATGAAAGACGTAATTGTAATTGGAGGAGGTCCCGGAGGATACGTAGCAGCCATACGTGCTGCACAGCTTGGGGCCGACGTGACAGTAATCGAAAAAGAAAACTTGGGAGGCACTTGCCTGAACAAAGGTTGTATTCCTACCAAAGCGTTGTTCAAAAATGCGGAGATGGTACACTCCATCGGTACCATGAAAGAATTTGGAGTAAACCTGGAGGGGGGCTTTACCATTGACATCCCTCAAATCCATAAAAGAAAAGAGGAAGTGGTCTTTAAGCTTGTGGACGGAGTCCGGAGAATTCTTAACTCCTATGACATCGAGACCGTCTATGGCGAGGCAACCATTAAGGATCGAAATAGGGTAAAGGTTCAAAAAAATGATGGAGAGACGATAGACGTTGAGACGAAAAACATCATCATTGCAACGGGAGCCACCCCTTTCATACCGGAAAATCTTCGGGTTGATCATCCCGGTATTATGACCAGCGATGAAATCATCAACTTTGACAACATCCCCAAATCCCTTGTAATTATCGGGGGAGGAGTAATCGGTATGGAGTTTGCGAACATCTTCCATGCCATGGGCACCGAGGTCCACGTGGTGGAGCACAACGAACGGATTCTTCACCGTTTGGATAGCGACCTTTCCAAACGACTACAGGCCCATGTGAAAAAGCAGGGAATGAAAATTCATAATAATGCTTTAGTAAAGGAGCTGAACCCTCAGGAAGACGGCAGCATCGAAGTGATCGGTGAAAGAAAGGGAAAAGAGCTGAAGGTGGATTGTGAGAAGGTGTTGGTCGCCGTCGGGCGAAGACCGAACCTTGAAGGAATGAATTTAGAAGACCTGGGAGTTCATCACTCCCCGAGGGGCATTGAAGTTAACGAAAATTATGAGACCAATGTGGAAGGCATCTATGCCATTGGAGATGTGACCGGGGGCATCATGCTTGCCCATGAAGCCTCTCACCATGGAATCATTGCGGCAGAGGCGTCGATGAACAAGCGAATAACCCACAACGGATCCACTATTCCAAGCGCTATATTTACTTCTCCGGAAGTGGCAACCGTGGGGCTTAGCGAAGAAGAAGCCAAAGCGAAAAAAATGGACTACGTTACTTCGAAGTTTATGTTCGGAGGAAACGGGAAAGCCTTAGCCATGGGAGATACCCAAGGGTTCATTAAAGTCATCGCCAATGGCGATACCATTGTAGGGGTTCACATTATGGGTCTGAATGCATCGGATTTAATACACGAAGGTGTACTTGCCGTAAGCAAGGGTATGAGAATCGATGACATCACAGGAACCGTACATGCCCACCCCACGATGAGTGAAGGTTTTGCCGAGGCGGTACTGGGCCTTAAGGGGGTTTCGATCCATGCCCTGGCTTCAAAGAAAAAAAAGAGTAAGGGTTGA
- the gcvH gene encoding glycine cleavage system protein GcvH: MSELFFTKRHEWVKVDGEQATIGISDYAQEQLGDIVFVELPEVDEEIEQGDEFGVVESVKAASDLYMPISGKIVEINEELEDAPELVNEDAMGNWMIKVEVSNKEELEDLLSEDQYKDFLEEE, from the coding sequence ATGAGTGAATTATTTTTTACGAAAAGACATGAATGGGTCAAGGTAGATGGGGAACAGGCAACTATCGGAATCAGTGATTATGCCCAGGAACAGTTAGGAGACATCGTATTTGTTGAGCTTCCTGAAGTGGATGAGGAAATTGAACAGGGAGATGAATTCGGGGTTGTGGAATCGGTTAAAGCGGCCTCAGACCTGTATATGCCCATCAGTGGAAAAATAGTGGAAATAAACGAGGAACTGGAAGACGCACCGGAGCTTGTGAACGAAGATGCTATGGGAAACTGGATGATCAAAGTGGAAGTCAGTAATAAAGAAGAGTTGGAAGACCTATTATCAGAAGATCAGTATAAAGATTTCTTAGAGGAGGAGTAA
- the gcvPB gene encoding aminomethyl-transferring glycine dehydrogenase subunit GcvPB: MKTYETLIFELSNPDRRAFEIPKVDVPEESLESFLPKDALREEAPELPQVSQVDLMRHYTNLSNRNYGLDTGFYPLGSCTMKYNPKINEDMARLPSFTETHPMQDDSLVQGNLEMMDNLDQMLCEITGMDKMTLQPIAGSHGEMLGLMLMKAYHADKGDHNRKKIIVPDSSHGTNPASVAMAGLEVVTIESKENGEVDLDALQEAMGDDVAGLMLTNPNTLGLFEKQIQEIAKMVHEAGGLLYYDGANTNAIMGITRPGDMGFDIVHLNLHKTFTTPHGGGGPGSGPVGVKERLIPYLPVPFVEKKEAGYKLSYDGPKSIGKISNYYGNFGIYLRAYVYILSMGYNGLKRASEVAVLNANYVMYSLKDHYKLAVDRPCKHEFVLAGINTDIAEMPTVNIAKRLLDYGHHPPTVYFPLIVHEALMVEPTETESKEMLDDFIEAMKAIVEESKNDPELVKTAPHTTPVRKLDEVGAARNPIVRWEPEE, from the coding sequence ATGAAAACATATGAAACGCTAATTTTTGAACTTTCGAACCCCGATCGTAGAGCTTTTGAAATCCCAAAAGTTGATGTTCCGGAAGAATCCTTAGAAAGCTTTTTACCGAAGGACGCCCTGCGGGAAGAAGCTCCAGAGCTTCCTCAGGTAAGTCAGGTGGATTTAATGCGGCATTATACCAACCTGTCTAACCGGAACTATGGTTTGGATACCGGTTTTTATCCCCTGGGATCCTGCACCATGAAGTATAATCCGAAAATCAATGAGGATATGGCAAGGCTCCCAAGCTTTACGGAAACCCATCCCATGCAGGATGATTCTCTAGTCCAAGGGAATCTGGAAATGATGGATAATCTGGATCAAATGCTATGCGAAATTACGGGCATGGATAAAATGACCCTGCAACCCATTGCGGGATCCCATGGTGAAATGCTTGGGCTGATGTTGATGAAAGCCTACCATGCAGATAAGGGAGATCATAACCGAAAGAAAATTATCGTTCCCGATTCTTCCCATGGTACAAATCCCGCCAGTGTGGCTATGGCAGGCCTGGAAGTAGTAACCATCGAATCAAAGGAAAACGGTGAAGTGGATCTGGACGCATTACAAGAGGCGATGGGCGATGATGTGGCAGGACTTATGCTCACAAACCCCAACACCTTAGGTCTGTTTGAAAAGCAGATTCAAGAAATTGCAAAAATGGTTCATGAGGCCGGCGGACTCCTTTATTATGATGGAGCCAATACCAATGCCATTATGGGCATCACCCGTCCCGGAGACATGGGCTTTGACATTGTGCATCTGAATCTACACAAAACCTTTACAACCCCCCATGGCGGCGGCGGACCCGGAAGCGGACCGGTAGGAGTGAAAGAACGATTGATTCCTTATTTACCGGTACCTTTTGTAGAGAAGAAGGAAGCAGGCTATAAGTTAAGCTATGATGGGCCAAAATCCATTGGTAAAATTTCAAATTACTACGGAAACTTCGGAATCTATCTAAGAGCTTACGTCTATATTTTAAGTATGGGCTACAATGGACTGAAGCGGGCCAGCGAAGTGGCGGTACTGAATGCCAACTACGTAATGTACTCTTTAAAGGATCACTATAAACTGGCGGTGGATCGACCCTGCAAGCACGAGTTTGTACTCGCCGGTATCAATACGGATATTGCAGAAATGCCCACGGTAAATATTGCGAAACGACTGTTGGACTACGGCCATCATCCGCCAACAGTATACTTCCCCCTCATTGTGCATGAAGCATTGATGGTGGAGCCGACGGAAACCGAGTCGAAGGAAATGCTTGATGATTTCATCGAGGCGATGAAAGCGATTGTGGAAGAATCTAAAAATGATCCGGAGCTTGTGAAAACCGCTCCCCATACTACCCCGGTACGAAAGCTGGATGAGGTGGGAGCCGCAAGAAATCCTATCGTTCGGTGGGAACCGGAAGAATAA
- a CDS encoding sensor histidine kinase has protein sequence MKFLKNVFVRTTEGKSVQFDIVKKFWISGLITVIFSILGMLILSLLLTEGMSNNYLEENLGITFLSREYYRLLFIMAIIGFFAALGATIVIGLPVGRTLRTLLHVIRDANEKLSRGKLDYRLRIRGYIELEEISNQFNRMAQRTEKQVESLQRLINENNELLAGAEEAASSEERRKIARELHDAISQQLFAINTTVAAIPKLMDKRPEEAKKYFKMIEKMVSMAQQELRALIMHLRPVSLEEDCLKEGIEKLLDELDGKHENIEIYQELHNIEGLAPGLENNIFRVSQEAISNILRHSKATKFSLKLFQKEKVLTLIIEDNGVGIKDSDDKKSSYGMATMRERIEELGGRFDVISFPEKGTRVEVRVPIGLQSTFKKTVNRSPVKK, from the coding sequence ATGAAATTCTTAAAAAATGTTTTTGTACGTACCACAGAAGGTAAAAGCGTACAATTTGACATTGTAAAGAAGTTTTGGATCAGCGGACTGATCACCGTCATATTTTCCATACTGGGGATGCTGATTCTTAGCCTGCTGCTTACGGAGGGGATGAGCAACAACTACTTGGAAGAGAATCTGGGCATTACCTTTTTATCCCGGGAGTACTACCGCTTATTATTTATTATGGCAATCATCGGTTTTTTTGCCGCCCTTGGGGCCACCATCGTTATCGGACTGCCAGTGGGAAGAACCCTTCGGACATTGCTTCATGTTATTCGGGATGCTAATGAAAAACTTTCCCGGGGAAAACTGGATTACCGCCTCAGGATTCGAGGCTACATTGAGCTGGAAGAGATCAGCAACCAGTTTAATCGCATGGCCCAGCGAACGGAAAAACAGGTAGAATCTTTGCAGCGCTTGATCAATGAAAATAATGAACTGTTGGCAGGGGCAGAGGAAGCCGCCTCCTCCGAGGAGCGCAGGAAAATTGCCAGAGAGCTTCACGATGCCATCAGTCAGCAGCTCTTTGCCATAAATACCACCGTGGCCGCCATTCCGAAATTAATGGACAAGCGTCCCGAAGAGGCTAAAAAATATTTTAAAATGATCGAGAAAATGGTCTCCATGGCTCAGCAGGAACTGCGGGCACTAATTATGCACCTTCGTCCGGTGAGTTTGGAGGAAGACTGTTTAAAAGAAGGGATTGAAAAGCTTCTTGACGAATTGGATGGGAAACATGAAAATATCGAAATTTATCAGGAGCTCCACAATATTGAGGGGCTGGCTCCGGGATTGGAAAACAATATTTTTCGGGTTAGCCAGGAGGCCATCTCCAATATTCTTCGTCACTCCAAGGCTACAAAGTTTTCGTTGAAGCTGTTTCAAAAGGAAAAAGTGCTCACCTTGATTATTGAGGATAACGGCGTAGGCATCAAAGATTCCGACGATAAAAAATCATCTTATGGAATGGCCACCATGCGGGAGCGCATTGAAGAACTGGGGGGCCGCTTTGATGTGATTTCCTTCCCGGAGAAAGGAACAAGAGTTGAGGTACGGGTGCCCATCGGGCTGCAAAGTACATTTAAGAAAACCGTAAATCGGTCACCGGTTAAAAAATAA
- a CDS encoding response regulator translates to MEKKIKVMLVDDHEMVRMGLGAYISTDEAIEIVGEAGSGKEGVEMAIERKPEVILMDLVMEGMNGIEATKAIMEAFEERGWEVKIIVLTSFIEEEKVMPALEAGAFSYLLKTTKAEDIVRAIKKAHEGESVLEGKVSQVMLNSSRKKAEKHEILTEREFEVLLELGRGKTNKEISETLFIGIKTVKTHVSNILSKLELEDRTKAAVYANKHHLVDEKK, encoded by the coding sequence TTGGAAAAAAAAATCAAAGTAATGCTTGTGGACGACCATGAGATGGTACGGATGGGCCTTGGGGCATACATATCCACCGATGAAGCCATTGAAATCGTAGGGGAAGCGGGAAGCGGTAAAGAAGGGGTGGAAATGGCCATTGAACGAAAGCCTGAAGTTATCCTGATGGACCTGGTGATGGAGGGGATGAATGGTATTGAGGCAACCAAAGCCATCATGGAAGCCTTTGAGGAAAGAGGCTGGGAAGTTAAAATTATTGTCCTGACCAGTTTTATTGAAGAGGAAAAAGTTATGCCCGCCCTGGAGGCAGGAGCTTTCAGTTATCTACTGAAAACCACAAAGGCGGAGGATATTGTCCGGGCCATAAAAAAAGCCCATGAAGGGGAGTCGGTTCTGGAGGGGAAAGTTAGCCAGGTAATGCTCAACAGCAGCCGGAAAAAAGCGGAAAAACACGAAATTTTAACGGAAAGAGAGTTTGAAGTTCTGTTGGAACTGGGCAGAGGCAAAACCAACAAAGAAATTTCCGAAACCCTGTTTATCGGGATTAAAACCGTGAAAACCCATGTAAGCAATATTCTGTCCAAGTTGGAGCTGGAGGATCGAACAAAGGCCGCGGTATATGCAAATAAACACCATTTAGTGGATGAAAAAAAATAA
- the gcvT gene encoding glycine cleavage system aminomethyltransferase GcvT: MENVKKTPLYEEHLNLEGKVVDFHGWALPIEYEGILQEHQAVRERAGLFDVSHMGELRIKGDQAEAFVQYLMTNDITTMDDGQIVYTFMCYPHGGVVDDLLVYKYDRKHYYLVINASNVDKDFQWIRDQKKDFKVEVQNESDEVAEVAIQGPKAEEILQKLTDTPLKEITFFTFKEGVKISGKDCLVSRTGYTGEDGFEVYMKPEDAREIWRDILRVGKEEGIQPAALGARDTLRFEAGLPLYGNELSKDITPLEAGFGFFVKFTEDDFIGKEALQKHKKEGVQRKIVGFELMKKGIPREGYEVYKEGQKIGVVTTGYLSPTLGKSIGLALVDVEHGKMGKTIQIKVRKREIDAQIISKRFLK; the protein is encoded by the coding sequence ATGGAGAATGTAAAAAAGACCCCCCTTTATGAAGAACATCTAAACCTAGAGGGCAAAGTAGTGGATTTTCATGGCTGGGCACTTCCCATAGAATACGAAGGAATTTTACAGGAACATCAAGCCGTAAGAGAACGGGCGGGTTTATTTGATGTATCCCATATGGGAGAACTGCGGATCAAAGGTGATCAAGCCGAGGCCTTTGTACAGTACTTAATGACGAACGATATTACAACGATGGACGACGGACAGATTGTATACACCTTCATGTGTTATCCCCATGGAGGGGTGGTTGATGATTTATTAGTGTATAAATATGATCGGAAACATTATTATCTCGTAATAAACGCATCCAATGTAGATAAGGATTTTCAATGGATCCGGGATCAAAAGAAGGATTTTAAAGTAGAGGTCCAAAATGAATCCGATGAAGTGGCGGAAGTGGCCATACAAGGGCCGAAAGCCGAAGAAATACTACAAAAGCTCACGGATACCCCCTTAAAAGAGATCACTTTTTTCACTTTTAAAGAGGGCGTGAAAATCAGCGGGAAAGATTGCTTAGTCTCACGAACCGGCTATACCGGAGAGGATGGTTTTGAGGTATACATGAAGCCCGAGGATGCCCGGGAGATATGGCGGGACATTTTGCGTGTGGGAAAAGAGGAAGGCATTCAGCCGGCGGCCCTGGGAGCCCGGGACACTCTTCGGTTTGAAGCGGGATTGCCTCTTTACGGAAATGAACTGTCCAAGGACATTACCCCCCTGGAAGCCGGGTTCGGTTTTTTTGTAAAGTTCACCGAGGATGATTTCATCGGAAAAGAAGCCCTTCAAAAGCATAAGAAAGAAGGGGTCCAGCGAAAAATCGTAGGTTTTGAACTGATGAAAAAAGGCATTCCAAGGGAAGGTTATGAAGTGTATAAAGAGGGGCAAAAAATCGGGGTAGTGACCACCGGTTATCTTTCTCCCACCTTAGGGAAAAGCATCGGCCTTGCCTTAGTGGACGTTGAGCATGGGAAAATGGGAAAGACGATTCAAATTAAAGTACGGAAGCGGGAGATTGATGCCCAAATTATTTCGAAGAGATTTTTAAAATAA
- the asnA gene encoding aspartate--ammonia ligase produces the protein MNGEKKLILPEGYKTPLDIRETAVAIKKVKDHFERRLAMALNLTRVSAPLFVSPETGLNDNLNGIERPVAFDVKDLGHAPVEIVHSLAKWKRMALYRYGFHPGEGIYTDMNAIRRDEVLDNTHSVYVDQWDWERIVTKEERSKETLREMVEKLYRVFKDTEKLVTGTYPELRPTLPDEITFITAQELEDRFPKLSPKEREDAITKEKGAVFLMEIGKKLQSGEKHDGRAADYDDWSLNGDILFWFEPLQGALELTSMGIRVDGQSLLKQLEEKEETYKKDLEYHRMVLDNTLPLTIGGGIGQSRICMFFLQKAHIGEVQAGIWPKEMIETCHTHGIPLL, from the coding sequence ATGAATGGAGAAAAAAAACTGATACTGCCGGAGGGATATAAAACCCCTTTGGATATTCGAGAAACCGCTGTAGCGATAAAAAAAGTCAAGGATCATTTTGAACGACGATTAGCAATGGCTCTAAACTTAACAAGAGTTTCCGCCCCCCTATTTGTAAGCCCGGAAACAGGACTCAATGATAACTTAAACGGTATCGAGCGGCCGGTGGCCTTTGATGTAAAGGACTTAGGTCATGCCCCGGTGGAAATTGTCCACTCCCTGGCGAAGTGGAAACGAATGGCCTTGTACCGGTATGGTTTTCATCCCGGAGAGGGAATCTATACCGACATGAATGCCATTCGAAGAGACGAAGTCCTTGATAACACCCACTCGGTGTATGTGGATCAGTGGGATTGGGAACGAATTGTAACAAAGGAGGAACGGTCCAAGGAAACCCTTCGGGAAATGGTGGAAAAGCTGTACCGGGTGTTTAAAGATACGGAAAAACTTGTGACAGGGACCTATCCTGAACTAAGACCCACCCTGCCGGATGAAATCACTTTTATCACCGCCCAGGAGCTGGAAGACCGTTTCCCGAAACTAAGCCCGAAAGAGCGGGAAGATGCCATTACCAAAGAAAAGGGCGCCGTATTTTTGATGGAAATCGGAAAGAAACTACAAAGCGGAGAAAAACATGACGGCCGGGCCGCAGATTATGATGATTGGTCTTTAAACGGAGATATTCTGTTTTGGTTTGAACCATTACAAGGAGCCTTAGAGCTCACTTCCATGGGAATCCGAGTAGACGGTCAATCCTTGCTGAAGCAGCTGGAAGAAAAAGAGGAGACCTATAAAAAGGATTTGGAGTACCATCGTATGGTACTGGATAATACCCTTCCTCTGACGATTGGGGGGGGCATCGGACAGTCCCGGATCTGTATGTTTTTTCTTCAAAAAGCCCATATTGGAGAAGTTCAGGCAGGGATATGGCCAAAAGAGATGATTGAAACTTGCCACACCCATGGAATTCCCCTTTTATAA
- the gcvPA gene encoding aminomethyl-transferring glycine dehydrogenase subunit GcvPA, which yields MFPYIANTPQDEKDMLKAIGFNSIEEFFEDIPGELRLNRDLNLKPAMTEGEIKVHMEALGGKNRGKELVNFLGGGVYDRHIPSVVNHVISRSEFYTAYTPYQPEISQGTLQVIYEYQTLIANLTGMEVSNASLYDGASAVAEAAFMAVDKTRNKEIIVPDNIHPNTLRVLRTYLRFKDLELVVIPTKEGTFSKAALEEKISKNTAGVLVQNPNFFGLVEDEIEEIVELTHKNKALLIMSVDPITLGVLKSPGDYGADIAVGDGQSLGNGLNFGGPYFGFMAATKKLIRKMPGRIAGETVDKDGKRGFVLTLQTREQHIRREKATSNICTNQALNALAASVYMVALGKKGIAEVATQSAQKAHYLYNQIIEKTNFKPVYDKPFFMEFGITGDIPAAKVKEALLKEGILGGIELRICGDQFKNALLVAVTEKRTKEEMDQFVQVLEGLQ from the coding sequence ATGTTTCCTTATATAGCCAACACCCCGCAAGATGAAAAAGACATGTTAAAGGCCATCGGATTTAATTCCATTGAAGAATTTTTTGAAGACATTCCCGGGGAACTTCGATTGAACCGGGATTTAAATCTGAAGCCTGCTATGACTGAGGGGGAAATCAAAGTTCATATGGAAGCCCTTGGAGGAAAGAACCGGGGAAAAGAGCTGGTGAATTTCCTTGGAGGCGGGGTTTATGACCGACACATCCCCTCCGTGGTCAATCATGTGATTTCCAGGTCCGAGTTTTACACCGCCTACACCCCTTACCAGCCGGAAATCAGTCAGGGAACCCTGCAGGTCATCTATGAATACCAAACATTAATTGCCAATTTAACCGGCATGGAAGTTTCCAATGCATCCTTGTATGATGGGGCCAGTGCTGTGGCGGAAGCTGCGTTTATGGCTGTGGATAAAACCCGGAACAAAGAGATCATTGTACCGGATAATATCCATCCCAATACCCTGAGGGTCTTGAGAACCTACCTGAGATTTAAAGACCTGGAGCTTGTAGTAATTCCCACAAAGGAAGGCACCTTCTCCAAGGCCGCTTTAGAAGAAAAAATCAGCAAAAATACAGCGGGAGTCCTGGTGCAAAACCCCAACTTCTTCGGATTGGTAGAGGATGAAATTGAAGAGATTGTAGAGCTTACCCATAAAAATAAAGCCCTGCTTATTATGAGTGTGGATCCCATTACCTTAGGAGTACTGAAATCTCCCGGAGATTACGGTGCAGATATCGCCGTAGGGGATGGCCAGTCCTTGGGTAACGGTTTGAATTTCGGGGGACCCTACTTTGGATTTATGGCGGCAACGAAGAAACTGATACGGAAAATGCCTGGGCGAATTGCAGGAGAAACCGTGGACAAAGATGGAAAACGGGGCTTTGTGTTGACCCTTCAGACAAGAGAGCAGCATATTCGAAGGGAAAAGGCCACTTCCAACATTTGTACCAATCAAGCCTTAAATGCTTTAGCGGCCAGCGTTTATATGGTAGCCCTGGGAAAAAAAGGCATTGCCGAGGTGGCAACCCAGAGTGCCCAAAAGGCCCACTATTTATACAATCAAATCATAGAGAAGACCAACTTCAAGCCTGTATATGATAAGCCTTTCTTTATGGAATTCGGTATCACCGGGGATATTCCTGCTGCAAAGGTGAAAGAAGCCCTGCTAAAAGAGGGAATTCTTGGAGGCATTGAGCTTCGAATATGCGGAGATCAATTTAAAAACGCTCTTTTAGTGGCAGTAACGGAAAAACGGACAAAAGAAGAAATGGATCAATTTGTTCAGGTATTGGAGGGATTACAATGA
- a CDS encoding putative bifunctional diguanylate cyclase/phosphodiesterase → MDKQQRFQDTKEEFFQGSEVLRKTNRYFPLKVAGLYLLIGFLWIAFSDQAVEGILRNREQIARVHTLKGWFYVGVTAVLLYGLIKGNQRGMKNLYARLVKNYEELETLHEELISTEEDLEEKYKTLEENQKNLRVLKERYQLALEGSKDGLWDWNVKTDQFLFTKPEELLGYRDTEGVRRQRDWLNLIHPEDHDRVKRRMDEYLRGEAHSYESEYRIRNHKGNYLWILSKGKGIWDGEGRPLRVCGSHTNITEKKIQEKRIETMAYYDSTTKVPNRFWLGEYLEGQLKTGRKEEKVAVFLIDLDNFKKVNDILTHEMGDQFLMDIAKRLQSKLKKGEILTRFGGDEFVVVKTGDPDQRSIHATGSRILDILKEKSTVKGYQFLITGSIGIAVYPEHGGDKDTLLQNADAAMYEAKKGGRDRIRFYTREVNEKIREDIILESDLRKALEDKEFIIQIQPLVQVTTGRIIGGEALLRWNHKTKGRISPAEFISVAEDTGIIVPIGERVFKEVCDFTKTLMNQGILPVPVSVNLAVPQILHSGLLDSIHSVLKESDLEKPLLEVEITESVIMNNLDYAVTIMNNIRSMGVKVALDDFGTGYSSLSYLKNLPIDKLKIDKSFIDDIVASDSEQAIVKSVIDMAKSLGIETVAEGIEMKEQWEILRKYGCDVGQGYYMYRPMDLEDFREVLEKQMNG, encoded by the coding sequence GTGGACAAGCAACAGCGATTTCAAGATACCAAGGAGGAGTTTTTTCAGGGCAGTGAAGTCTTGAGGAAAACAAACCGCTACTTTCCCCTGAAGGTGGCCGGGCTTTATTTGCTTATCGGTTTTCTTTGGATTGCTTTTTCCGACCAGGCAGTGGAAGGAATTTTAAGAAACCGAGAACAGATCGCAAGAGTACATACGCTAAAGGGCTGGTTTTACGTAGGGGTGACCGCTGTTTTGTTATACGGGTTAATTAAGGGGAATCAGAGGGGGATGAAAAACCTTTATGCCCGGCTGGTGAAAAATTACGAGGAACTGGAAACCCTTCATGAGGAGTTGATCTCCACCGAAGAGGATCTGGAAGAAAAATATAAAACCCTGGAGGAAAATCAAAAGAATCTTCGAGTGCTGAAGGAACGCTATCAACTGGCCTTAGAAGGATCCAAGGACGGGCTTTGGGATTGGAATGTTAAAACCGATCAGTTTCTTTTCACAAAACCGGAAGAATTACTGGGCTACAGGGACACGGAAGGGGTTCGACGACAGCGAGACTGGCTGAACTTGATCCACCCGGAAGATCATGACCGGGTAAAACGCCGTATGGATGAGTATTTACGTGGAGAAGCCCACAGTTATGAATCCGAGTACCGCATACGCAATCATAAAGGAAATTACCTATGGATATTGAGTAAGGGAAAAGGAATTTGGGACGGGGAGGGGCGTCCCCTGAGGGTGTGTGGTTCCCATACCAATATAACCGAGAAAAAAATTCAGGAAAAACGTATTGAAACCATGGCATATTACGACAGCACAACAAAGGTGCCGAACCGATTCTGGCTTGGAGAGTACCTGGAAGGTCAGCTTAAAACCGGCAGAAAAGAAGAAAAAGTAGCGGTTTTCTTAATTGATTTGGACAACTTTAAAAAGGTGAATGATATTTTGACCCATGAAATGGGAGATCAGTTTTTGATGGACATTGCCAAAAGACTGCAGAGCAAACTGAAGAAGGGAGAAATCCTGACACGGTTTGGTGGGGATGAATTTGTGGTGGTGAAAACCGGGGATCCCGATCAAAGGAGCATTCATGCAACGGGGAGTCGTATTCTGGATATCCTAAAGGAAAAAAGCACCGTAAAGGGCTATCAATTTTTAATTACGGGCAGTATCGGTATTGCGGTTTACCCTGAGCACGGGGGGGATAAGGATACCCTCTTGCAAAATGCGGATGCCGCCATGTATGAAGCAAAAAAAGGGGGGCGGGATCGAATACGCTTTTACACCCGGGAAGTGAACGAAAAAATCCGGGAAGACATCATCCTTGAAAGTGATCTTAGAAAGGCCCTGGAGGACAAGGAGTTTATCATACAGATCCAGCCCTTAGTACAAGTGACAACCGGTCGAATTATCGGAGGCGAGGCCTTGCTGCGTTGGAACCATAAAACAAAGGGGCGGATTTCCCCGGCAGAATTCATTTCCGTTGCCGAGGATACCGGAATCATTGTGCCCATCGGTGAAAGAGTATTCAAGGAGGTTTGTGACTTTACTAAAACCCTGATGAATCAAGGGATCCTCCCGGTGCCGGTTTCCGTAAATTTAGCTGTGCCCCAAATTTTACATAGTGGATTGCTGGACAGCATTCATAGTGTATTGAAGGAATCGGATTTGGAAAAGCCCCTCTTGGAGGTGGAGATCACGGAAAGCGTAATCATGAACAATCTGGATTATGCGGTGACGATTATGAACAATATACGGTCCATGGGAGTAAAAGTCGCTTTAGACGACTTTGGCACCGGTTATTCCTCCCTCAGTTACTTGAAAAATCTGCCCATCGATAAACTGAAAATTGATAAAAGTTTTATCGATGATATTGTGGCCAGTGATAGTGAGCAAGCCATTGTGAAATCCGTGATCGATATGGCAAAGAGTCTTGGGATTGAAACCGTGGCGGAGGGGATTGAAATGAAAGAACAATGGGAGATCCTTAGGAAGTACGGATGCGATGTGGGTCAGGGTTACTATATGTACCGGCCCATGGATTTAGAGGATTTTCGGGAGGTTCTGGAAAAGCAGATGAATGGGTAG